Proteins encoded in a region of the Helicobacter colisuis genome:
- a CDS encoding trimeric intracellular cation channel family protein, whose protein sequence is MLLTILYIIGITAEGMTGALAAGRHNMDWFGVIFIACVTAIGGGSIRDILFGHYPLTWVAHPEYLVIVCVAALITTRIPYFVERFEKAFLILDALGLAVFSVIGARIGMDFHPSGAMAVAGAVITGVFGGILRDIFCARIPLVFQKELYASVALIVGSLYAALEFVSQNYFYLNEDLVIIGSLLLGFVIRLVAIRYHLGLPTFKYIPKN, encoded by the coding sequence ATGCTTTTGACTATTTTGTATATCATTGGAATCACAGCAGAGGGAATGACAGGTGCGCTTGCAGCAGGGCGACATAATATGGATTGGTTTGGGGTGATTTTTATTGCTTGTGTTACAGCTATTGGTGGAGGATCGATTCGGGATATTTTGTTTGGGCATTATCCGCTTACTTGGGTAGCGCATCCGGAATATTTGGTTATTGTTTGTGTGGCGGCATTGATAACCACTAGAATCCCTTATTTTGTAGAGCGTTTTGAAAAAGCTTTTTTGATTTTAGATGCACTAGGTTTGGCGGTGTTTAGTGTGATTGGCGCTAGAATTGGAATGGATTTTCACCCAAGTGGTGCAATGGCAGTGGCTGGAGCGGTAATTACGGGTGTGTTTGGGGGAATTTTGCGAGATATTTTTTGCGCTAGGATTCCACTTGTTTTTCAAAAAGAGCTTTATGCAAGTGTGGCTTTGATTGTTGGTAGCTTATATGCTGCTTTGGAATTTGTTAGTCAAAATTATTTTTATCTCAATGAGGATTTGGTGATTATAGGTTCTTTGCTGTTGGGATTTGTGATTAGATTGGTTGCTATTAGGTATCATTTGGGACTTCCAACTTTTAAATATATCCCCAAAAATTAG
- the nrfH gene encoding cytochrome c nitrite reductase small subunit, with protein sequence MAGLLGFLCVVIVVIGLYTFYNAKGLSYFSNDSEACNNCHIMNDVYNDWSRGAHSQKIAGKPRATCNDCHLPHNFVEKWVAKAESGVGHAYAFTFKLDVLPTNLTATQKSKNMIQDNCVRCHSEMVSNVVNPTTNPHGNGSLSCVSCHESVGHKRGF encoded by the coding sequence ATGGCAGGATTGCTAGGGTTTTTGTGCGTTGTGATTGTTGTTATAGGGCTTTATACCTTTTATAATGCAAAGGGTTTGTCTTATTTTAGCAATGATAGCGAAGCTTGTAACAATTGCCACATTATGAATGATGTTTATAATGATTGGTCAAGGGGGGCACATTCACAAAAAATAGCCGGTAAGCCACGCGCAACTTGCAATGATTGTCATTTGCCACATAACTTTGTGGAAAAATGGGTTGCAAAAGCAGAAAGTGGAGTGGGACACGCCTATGCTTTTACCTTTAAGCTAGATGTTTTGCCAACAAACTTAACTGCAACGCAAAAATCAAAAAATATGATTCAAGATAATTGTGTGCGCTGTCATAGTGAAATGGTTAGCAATGTTGTAAATCCAACAACAAATCCACATGGAAATGGGTCGCTTAGCTGTGTGTCTTGTCACGAAAGTGTGGGACATAAAAGAGGTTTTTAA
- a CDS encoding ammonia-forming cytochrome c nitrite reductase subunit c552: MQKKSPVLPILVIVAVIIIAGLLWLNSDIAKKQSEGTGGISSKGFVEMSDDNPTFDHWGKNFPDYLDMYLTVETEKPISTEFGGNLAYSKLIRYPQLTILWAGYPFSLDANEERGHFWIQVDQMDTARNNKDFLNAHGFAAFNGQPTACMNCHSGWSPWLLKNMGIGDTPEEKWISFNSTKYWTMIKNVPEVEGVVDHSGPHGGTRMGVTCADCHNPNDMQLRLTRQAAINALVKFRGYEPDPVTGVKASREEMRTLVCSQCHVEYYFKPTGTKVKAIGESIANDPSKKWWNGTQKTYDEIDVWRDGNKPTEIEVDGLELVFPWSEWKRNEPFRIEMFDAHYEKIRDVFDKDWAHKFTKAPMLKIQHPESELYSGGVHAANGVSCADCHMPYIRKGSKKMTQHNITSPLQDINAACKSCHTQSEEYLRQQVADIQKSVAYDLRSAEYAMVSLIEDIKVLREKLGAMPSYQTNGKPDDAKISAALKEPLELHRKGQMRGDFVGAENSTGFHNPREASRMLLQAVEMARMGQTKLVEIANANGIKDFKTSNLGFEDIQKYNPGEIRYKVDLNGHKAGERYYKHEEINGPAPKELLELDKNNKPYNYRVIDSKTSSY, encoded by the coding sequence ATGCAAAAGAAATCACCTGTATTGCCAATTTTAGTTATTGTTGCAGTGATTATTATTGCAGGGTTGTTATGGTTAAATAGTGATATTGCTAAAAAGCAATCTGAAGGAACTGGAGGAATTAGCTCAAAGGGCTTTGTGGAAATGAGCGATGATAATCCAACTTTTGATCATTGGGGTAAAAATTTCCCCGATTATTTAGATATGTATTTGACGGTGGAAACAGAGAAGCCTATTTCAACAGAATTTGGTGGAAATCTAGCTTATTCAAAGCTTATTCGCTATCCACAGCTTACAATTCTTTGGGCGGGATATCCATTTAGTCTTGATGCTAATGAGGAAAGAGGGCATTTTTGGATTCAAGTTGATCAGATGGATACGGCAAGAAACAATAAAGATTTTTTAAATGCTCATGGTTTTGCGGCTTTTAATGGGCAGCCTACAGCTTGTATGAATTGTCATAGTGGTTGGAGTCCGTGGTTACTTAAAAATATGGGAATTGGAGATACTCCAGAAGAGAAATGGATTTCTTTTAACTCTACAAAATATTGGACAATGATTAAGAATGTGCCTGAAGTAGAAGGTGTTGTTGATCATAGCGGACCACATGGAGGGACAAGAATGGGAGTAACTTGTGCAGATTGCCATAATCCAAATGATATGCAATTGCGTCTTACAAGACAAGCGGCTATTAATGCATTAGTAAAATTTAGGGGTTATGAACCTGATCCAGTAACAGGGGTAAAGGCTTCAAGAGAAGAGATGAGAACGCTTGTGTGCTCACAATGTCATGTGGAATATTATTTTAAACCAACAGGAACAAAAGTAAAAGCAATAGGTGAATCAATTGCTAATGATCCAAGTAAAAAGTGGTGGAATGGCACACAAAAAACTTATGATGAAATTGATGTTTGGAGAGATGGAAACAAACCTACAGAAATTGAAGTTGATGGCTTAGAGCTTGTATTCCCTTGGAGTGAATGGAAGAGAAATGAGCCTTTTAGAATTGAAATGTTTGATGCGCATTATGAAAAAATAAGAGATGTGTTTGACAAAGATTGGGCGCATAAATTTACTAAAGCACCGATGCTTAAGATTCAGCACCCAGAATCAGAGCTTTATAGTGGTGGTGTGCATGCGGCTAATGGCGTAAGCTGTGCAGATTGCCATATGCCTTATATTAGAAAAGGTTCTAAGAAAATGACACAGCACAATATTACTTCACCATTGCAAGATATTAATGCAGCATGCAAGTCTTGCCACACTCAAAGTGAAGAATATCTTAGACAACAAGTGGCAGATATTCAAAAATCTGTAGCTTATGATTTAAGAAGTGCAGAATATGCAATGGTAAGTTTAATTGAAGATATTAAAGTGTTGCGTGAAAAACTTGGTGCAATGCCTAGTTATCAAACCAATGGCAAACCTGATGATGCAAAAATTTCTGCAGCATTAAAAGAACCTTTGGAGTTGCACAGAAAAGGTCAAATGAGAGGTGATTTTGTGGGTGCTGAAAACTCAACTGGTTTCCATAATCCAAGAGAGGCAAGTAGAATGTTACTTCAAGCTGTTGAAATGGCTAGAATGGGGCAAACAAAGCTTGTAGAAATTGCTAATGCAAATGGAATCAAAGACTTTAAAACTTCTAATTTAGGTTTTGAAGATATTCAAAAATATAATCCAGGGGAGATTCGTTATAAAGTGGATTTGAATGGACATAAAGCAGGTGAGCGATATTATAAACATGAAGAAATTAATGGTCCTGCTCCAAAAGAACTTTTGGAATTAGATAAGAACAATAAGCCTTATAATTATAGGGTGATTGATTCTAAAACTTCTTCTTATTGA
- a CDS encoding peptidylprolyl isomerase — MKKILLSSAIAFSLLQGVSFAETFAKVNGDEITEKDIAALMRAMPGVSFAQLPQEAKDQVVNQAIERKLLIAQAKKEGIEKSKEFKNALESVKEDLALEVWMRQEMEKVKVSSSEIEKFYNQNKAKFVQPETAKVKHILVSSEADAKSIIAELKKAGKNVASKFEELAKAKSKDGSAQNGGELGWIAKGQVVPEFADAAFKLDKGKYTQTPVKTQFGYHVIYVDDKRPTTTLGLKEVSEQIEQNLKLTKFQENVRKEGQDLRAKAKVEIIK; from the coding sequence ATGAAAAAAATACTTTTGAGTTCAGCTATAGCATTTTCTTTATTGCAGGGTGTGAGTTTTGCAGAGACTTTTGCTAAGGTTAATGGTGATGAGATTACAGAAAAAGATATTGCAGCACTTATGAGAGCGATGCCGGGGGTTTCTTTTGCGCAATTACCACAAGAAGCAAAAGATCAAGTGGTGAATCAGGCTATCGAAAGAAAACTTTTAATTGCTCAAGCCAAGAAAGAGGGTATTGAAAAATCAAAAGAATTTAAAAATGCTTTAGAAAGCGTTAAGGAAGACTTGGCATTAGAAGTTTGGATGCGCCAAGAAATGGAAAAAGTGAAGGTTTCTAGCTCTGAAATTGAAAAATTCTATAATCAAAATAAGGCTAAATTTGTTCAGCCAGAAACTGCTAAAGTTAAGCATATTTTAGTTAGTAGCGAAGCAGATGCTAAAAGCATTATTGCTGAACTTAAAAAAGCAGGTAAAAATGTTGCAAGTAAGTTTGAGGAACTTGCCAAAGCAAAATCTAAAGATGGTAGTGCGCAAAATGGCGGAGAATTAGGTTGGATTGCAAAAGGTCAAGTTGTCCCAGAGTTTGCAGATGCGGCTTTCAAGCTTGATAAGGGTAAATACACTCAAACTCCAGTAAAAACACAATTTGGATACCATGTGATTTATGTTGATGATAAACGCCCAACAACAACTTTAGGACTTAAAGAAGTGAGTGAGCAAATTGAGCAAAATCTAAAATTGACAAAATTCCAAGAGAATGTTAGAAAAGAAGGTCAAGATTTGCGCGCTAAAGCTAAAGTAGAAATTATTAAATAA
- a CDS encoding class II fructose-bisphosphate aldolase — protein MLVCGNAILQKANQENYGVGAFNFVNYEMLSAIFEAANLKNSPIIVQASEGAIKYMGIDMAVGMVKILANRYPHIPVALHLDHGTSFESCVRAIRAGFTSVMIDASHHPFEENLAETKKVVEVAHIAGVSVEAELGRLMGIEDNISVDEKDACLVNPQEAEEFVKESKVDFLAPAIGTSHGAFKFKGEPKLDFERLQEVKRRTKIPLVLHGASAIPDYVRSSFLNTGGDLKGSKGVPFDFLQEAIKGGINKVNTDTDLRIAFMAEVRRVANEDKTQFDLRKFFAPAKEAMVRVMAERMDILGSSNKI, from the coding sequence ATGTTAGTTTGTGGAAATGCAATTTTGCAAAAGGCTAATCAAGAAAACTATGGAGTAGGGGCATTTAATTTTGTAAATTATGAAATGCTTAGTGCTATTTTTGAAGCAGCAAATCTTAAAAATTCGCCTATTATTGTCCAAGCCAGTGAAGGGGCTATTAAATATATGGGGATTGATATGGCAGTGGGAATGGTAAAGATTCTTGCTAATCGTTATCCACATATTCCTGTTGCATTGCATTTGGATCATGGGACTAGTTTTGAATCTTGTGTTCGCGCTATTAGGGCAGGATTTACTTCAGTAATGATTGATGCTAGTCATCATCCTTTTGAAGAAAACTTAGCAGAGACAAAAAAAGTGGTTGAAGTTGCTCATATCGCAGGTGTAAGTGTAGAAGCAGAACTTGGAAGATTAATGGGAATTGAAGATAATATTTCAGTAGATGAAAAAGACGCTTGTTTGGTAAATCCACAAGAAGCAGAAGAATTTGTTAAAGAATCCAAAGTAGATTTTTTAGCTCCTGCTATTGGGACAAGTCATGGTGCATTTAAATTTAAAGGAGAACCAAAGCTTGATTTTGAGCGATTGCAAGAAGTGAAGCGCAGGACTAAGATTCCGCTTGTTCTTCATGGTGCTAGTGCGATTCCTGATTATGTGAGATCGAGTTTTTTAAACACAGGTGGAGATTTAAAAGGAAGCAAGGGTGTACCTTTTGATTTCTTGCAAGAAGCTATAAAGGGTGGGATTAATAAGGTTAATACAGACACTGATTTGCGAATAGCCTTTATGGCAGAAGTTAGACGCGTAGCCAATGAAGATAAAACACAATTTGATTTGCGTAAATTCTTTGCCCCTGCTAAGGAAGCAATGGTTAGGGTTATGGCAGAGAGAATGGATATTTTGGGAAGTTCAAATAAAATTTAA
- the efp gene encoding elongation factor P translates to MAYSMGDLKKGLKIELEGVPYRITEYQHVKPGKGAAFVRVKMKSFLDGRVLEKTFHAGDKCEEPNLQEKSMQFLYHDGDFFQFMDNETYEQIGLSEDQVGDVAKWMTESMVVSILFHNGKAISVDVPQTVELKVVETPPNFKGDTTSASKKPATLETGTVVQVPYHVLEGDLIRVNTETGEYLDKVK, encoded by the coding sequence ATGGCTTATTCAATGGGAGATTTAAAAAAAGGTTTAAAGATTGAGTTAGAGGGTGTCCCCTATAGAATCACAGAATATCAACATGTAAAGCCTGGTAAAGGTGCTGCATTTGTGCGAGTAAAAATGAAATCTTTTTTAGATGGTCGAGTGCTAGAAAAAACTTTTCATGCCGGCGATAAATGCGAAGAGCCAAATTTGCAAGAAAAATCAATGCAGTTTCTTTATCACGATGGAGACTTCTTTCAATTTATGGATAATGAAACTTACGAGCAAATTGGCTTGAGTGAAGATCAAGTTGGCGATGTTGCAAAGTGGATGACAGAATCAATGGTAGTAAGTATTTTATTCCATAATGGCAAAGCAATATCGGTTGATGTGCCACAAACGGTTGAGTTAAAAGTAGTAGAAACTCCACCAAATTTTAAAGGCGATACGACAAGTGCAAGTAAAAAACCTGCTACTTTAGAAACAGGTACGGTCGTGCAAGTGCCTTACCATGTTTTAGAGGGTGATTTGATTCGTGTTAATACTGAAACAGGCGAATACCTAGATAAAGTTAAATAA
- a CDS encoding DJ-1 family glyoxalase III encodes MAKILIPLGKGFEELEAITIIDVLRRVGCEVVVASLNDSLEVISQGGIKVIADASLREINRSSLDAVVFPGGWEGTQNLIASSELKEIVLKLHSDCKIIAAICAAPLVLFKMGVLENCDFTCYPGIEKNIENINYKKDKNVIQSGHIITSKGPATALEFAFYLAEILASKQKAQEIKEGMLAS; translated from the coding sequence ATGGCAAAGATTTTGATTCCACTTGGCAAGGGTTTTGAAGAATTAGAAGCAATTACGATTATTGATGTTTTAAGAAGAGTGGGTTGCGAAGTCGTGGTTGCTAGTTTAAATGATTCTTTAGAGGTGATTTCTCAAGGTGGTATAAAAGTTATTGCAGATGCTTCGCTTAGAGAAATCAATAGGTCTAGTTTAGATGCGGTTGTTTTTCCTGGAGGTTGGGAAGGAACACAGAATCTTATCGCTTCTAGTGAATTAAAAGAAATTGTTTTGAAATTGCACTCTGATTGTAAAATTATCGCTGCTATTTGCGCTGCCCCATTGGTACTTTTTAAAATGGGTGTATTAGAAAATTGTGATTTCACTTGTTATCCGGGTATTGAAAAAAATATAGAAAATATAAATTATAAAAAAGATAAAAATGTGATTCAAAGTGGTCATATTATCACCTCAAAAGGACCTGCAACTGCTTTAGAATTTGCATTTTATTTGGCTGAAATTTTAGCTTCAAAACAAAAAGCTCAAGAAATTAAAGAAGGAATGTTAGCTTCTTGA
- a CDS encoding murein transglycosylase domain-containing protein, which translates to MKSFKVLIPLAFLALFFGGCLLGYRDIIYNSQNFSTEQVVKKVINQAVDTTLEVAKSNAEPTLDTAINALLEEVLDSEQLESLIKNLQANFKKIVAQLTQKVIQNWGKDDAQTASQEVYVKYTDSYLSRAEVDFAKGVILVSTLDIKNPKEALHKAIVTTLLTPDDPEKVDLYSDKEVVYSGTPYLANLVKDNEGKVILYPWRANRYATYLIDNSLKTREIKEEGQKKVVYYVQFDMVADREIQSEHKYGEYVALYAKEYGIEQALIFAIIKTESSFNPYAVSHIPAYGLMQVVPASAGRDVYRALNNKDGIPTKEMLFTPKINIQYGSTYLDILFSRYLTGIKNSLSHEYCVIAAYNTGSGNVLSVFHKDRKKAVEVINSMTSAEVYRKLRTSLKYEEARNYLLKVTNAKKEFQATAKNVNDSSILLSVR; encoded by the coding sequence TTGAAATCTTTTAAAGTTCTAATCCCATTAGCCTTTCTAGCCCTTTTTTTTGGCGGTTGTTTGCTAGGTTATAGGGATATAATCTATAACTCACAAAACTTTTCTACAGAACAAGTTGTAAAAAAAGTTATTAATCAAGCAGTGGATACGACTTTAGAAGTAGCAAAATCTAATGCTGAACCGACTTTAGATACGGCTATTAATGCACTCTTAGAAGAAGTTTTGGATTCTGAGCAATTAGAAAGTCTTATTAAAAATCTTCAAGCTAATTTTAAAAAAATTGTTGCACAATTAACGCAAAAAGTTATCCAAAATTGGGGTAAAGATGATGCGCAAACTGCTTCCCAAGAAGTGTATGTAAAATATACTGATTCTTACCTATCTCGCGCGGAAGTTGATTTTGCTAAAGGTGTGATTTTAGTTTCAACTTTGGATATTAAAAATCCCAAAGAAGCCTTACACAAAGCGATTGTAACGACCTTGCTTACCCCAGATGATCCAGAAAAGGTGGATTTGTATTCGGATAAAGAGGTGGTTTATTCAGGGACTCCTTATTTGGCAAATTTGGTCAAGGATAATGAGGGAAAAGTGATTTTGTATCCGTGGAGGGCAAATCGCTATGCAACTTATTTGATTGATAATAGCTTAAAAACAAGGGAAATAAAAGAAGAAGGACAGAAAAAGGTTGTCTATTATGTGCAGTTTGATATGGTGGCAGATAGAGAGATTCAAAGTGAGCATAAATATGGTGAATATGTGGCGCTATATGCTAAAGAGTATGGCATAGAACAAGCTTTGATTTTTGCTATTATTAAAACAGAAAGCAGCTTTAATCCTTATGCGGTTAGTCATATTCCTGCTTATGGACTTATGCAAGTCGTTCCTGCAAGTGCTGGGCGAGATGTTTATAGAGCGCTAAATAACAAAGATGGTATTCCAACTAAAGAGATGCTATTTACCCCAAAGATTAATATTCAATATGGTTCGACTTATTTGGATATTCTTTTTTCGCGTTATTTAACAGGGATTAAAAATAGCCTTTCTCACGAATATTGTGTGATTGCTGCTTATAACACGGGGAGTGGAAATGTGCTTTCAGTTTTTCATAAAGATAGAAAAAAAGCAGTTGAAGTGATTAACTCTATGACTTCAGCAGAAGTGTATCGCAAACTTAGAACCTCATTGAAATATGAAGAAGCACGCAATTATTTATTAAAAGTAACCAATGCCAAAAAAGAGTTTCAAGCTACCGCTAAAAATGTAAATGATTCTTCTATTTTGCTTAGTGTGAGATAA
- a CDS encoding arginyltransferase, translating to MEIFEIIQSSKPCSYLEGIESKFRYFYIKQCSKEFYDLLLQRGWRRFGCYFFVPICQGCEECISIRQDCENFIFSKSHQRILKNPLKLKITRPRVSFEHLELYEKYHRVMHDKKGWEYQKSTLEIYYETFVQGYQDFGYEFDYYYEEKLVGVALVDVLDNAISAVYCYYDHDFKKFSIGSYSILKQIAFAKEYNIKYLYPGYWIKDHYSMGYKEKFKPFEVLQNRPNLNEYSIWIKE from the coding sequence ATGGAAATTTTTGAAATTATTCAAAGCTCAAAACCTTGTAGTTATTTAGAGGGAATAGAATCTAAATTTCGTTATTTTTATATTAAGCAGTGCAGTAAAGAATTTTATGATTTGTTGTTACAGCGGGGTTGGAGGCGTTTTGGGTGTTATTTTTTTGTGCCTATTTGTCAAGGTTGTGAGGAATGTATTTCAATTCGCCAAGATTGTGAAAATTTCATTTTTTCAAAGTCTCATCAAAGAATCCTAAAAAATCCATTAAAGCTTAAAATTACAAGACCAAGAGTGAGTTTTGAGCATTTGGAGCTTTATGAAAAATATCATAGAGTAATGCACGATAAAAAAGGTTGGGAGTATCAAAAAAGCACTTTAGAAATTTATTATGAAACCTTTGTTCAGGGTTATCAAGATTTTGGTTATGAATTTGACTATTATTATGAAGAAAAGCTAGTTGGAGTGGCGCTAGTTGATGTTTTAGATAATGCAATTTCGGCTGTGTATTGTTATTACGATCACGATTTTAAAAAATTTTCTATTGGAAGTTATTCTATTCTTAAACAAATTGCCTTTGCAAAAGAGTATAATATCAAATATCTTTATCCTGGGTATTGGATAAAAGACCATTATTCTATGGGATATAAAGAAAAATTTAAACCTTTTGAAGTGCTTCAAAACCGCCCTAATTTAAATGAATATTCTATTTGGATAAAGGAGTAA
- a CDS encoding phosphatidylserine decarboxylase, with product MHYTNLISQIFEKLSCFAFCSKLQFLINKTYVELFKIDLEEFDTLQSYPTLDALFTRSLVKMRSFDKRENTLISPCDGMIMESGVCKGNMAMQIKGKSYGLRDFIHQDLDEHYSFVNFYLSPRDYHRFHAPVNLEVKRIEVIQGMLLSVNERSLLKNDNLFNKNKRVVLECQDDFGNTFYYVAIGALNVGKIQINIESEIVNLKMNKIYEYKNPIKIKKGEEIGCFHMGSTIVILSKNWEYDLKPREKVLFGQQIAKYKE from the coding sequence TTGCATTATACAAATTTGATTTCACAAATTTTTGAAAAATTGTCTTGCTTTGCCTTTTGCTCTAAGTTACAATTTTTAATCAATAAGACATATGTTGAACTATTCAAAATTGATTTAGAAGAGTTTGACACTTTGCAGAGTTATCCCACACTTGATGCACTTTTTACTCGCTCATTAGTTAAGATGCGAAGTTTTGATAAGAGGGAAAATACATTGATATCTCCTTGTGATGGAATGATAATGGAAAGCGGGGTTTGTAAAGGTAATATGGCAATGCAAATCAAAGGGAAAAGCTATGGGTTAAGAGATTTTATCCATCAAGATTTAGATGAACATTATTCTTTTGTTAATTTTTATCTCTCACCAAGAGACTATCATCGATTCCATGCACCAGTTAATTTGGAAGTAAAAAGAATTGAAGTTATACAGGGAATGCTTTTGTCGGTCAATGAAAGATCGCTGCTTAAAAATGATAATCTTTTTAATAAAAATAAAAGAGTGGTTTTGGAATGTCAAGATGATTTTGGTAATACTTTTTATTATGTGGCAATTGGTGCTTTGAATGTGGGGAAAATTCAAATTAATATAGAATCAGAAATTGTTAATCTTAAAATGAATAAAATCTATGAATACAAAAATCCCATAAAAATTAAAAAAGGTGAGGAAATAGGCTGTTTTCATATGGGTTCAACGATTGTGATTCTTTCAAAAAATTGGGAATATGATCTAAAGCCTAGAGAAAAAGTGCTTTTTGGACAACAGATTGCCAAATACAAGGAGTGA
- the nadA gene encoding quinolinate synthase NadA — translation MKARIKELQKKLDVLLVAHFYQRDEIVEIADLIGDSLELARKSSQSGNKNIVFCGVGFMGQSVKILAPQKCVFMPKIACCSMARMIDDTYFDKSIEKLKEYGINSIFPITYINSNAEVKAKVSELEGVVCTSANAAKIMDYALKHNKKIFFLPDKCLGQNLASQNDLKSAVLGLDSKEKILDADIICYDGFCSVHQLFRAEDVDFYRQKYSDILVAVHPECAPSVVQKADFVGSTSQIIQYVQKLDPAQKVVVGTEFNLVNRLRKPYNGIQNTFVLSSTKPECPTMNETTLQDVLNVLEALDRGEEYNEILLKEEVAIKAKRALEKMLELS, via the coding sequence ATGAAAGCAAGAATCAAAGAATTGCAAAAGAAGCTTGATGTATTGTTAGTGGCACATTTCTATCAGCGTGATGAGATTGTGGAAATTGCAGATTTAATTGGAGATAGCTTGGAATTAGCTAGAAAATCTTCTCAAAGCGGCAATAAAAATATAGTGTTTTGTGGGGTTGGCTTTATGGGTCAAAGTGTGAAAATTTTGGCACCACAAAAGTGTGTTTTTATGCCTAAGATTGCTTGTTGTTCTATGGCTAGAATGATTGATGATACTTATTTTGATAAATCTATTGAAAAATTAAAAGAATATGGAATTAATTCTATTTTTCCCATAACTTATATTAATTCTAACGCAGAAGTTAAAGCAAAAGTATCAGAGCTTGAAGGAGTGGTTTGCACAAGTGCTAATGCAGCTAAAATTATGGATTATGCTCTCAAGCATAATAAAAAAATATTCTTTTTGCCCGATAAGTGCTTAGGGCAGAATCTAGCTTCTCAAAATGACTTAAAAAGTGCGGTTTTGGGGCTAGATTCAAAGGAAAAAATTTTAGATGCGGATATTATTTGCTATGATGGGTTTTGTTCAGTGCATCAGCTTTTTAGAGCAGAAGATGTGGATTTTTATCGGCAAAAATATTCTGATATTTTGGTGGCAGTGCATCCTGAATGCGCCCCTAGTGTTGTGCAAAAGGCAGATTTTGTTGGTTCTACTAGTCAAATTATTCAATATGTGCAAAAATTAGATCCAGCTCAAAAGGTTGTAGTAGGGACAGAATTTAATCTTGTAAATCGCCTAAGAAAGCCTTATAATGGAATTCAAAATACCTTTGTGCTTTCTTCTACTAAGCCTGAATGTCCTACAATGAATGAAACAACTTTGCAAGATGTTTTGAATGTCTTGGAAGCTTTGGATAGGGGGGAAGAATATAATGAAATATTACTCAAAGAGGAAGTGGCAATAAAAGCCAAGCGGGCTTTAGAGAAAATGTTAGAACTTTCATAA
- the nadC gene encoding carboxylating nicotinate-nucleotide diphosphorylase, translating into MHKILLDDFLRATLKEDMGKGDLYSRIENNIAVESYIIVKEDGILSGRIYVERLCELLGIEVEFSLKDGEAFCKGTKIATFKGKMSAILGAERTILNLLQHSSGIATLTNKYVKALEGTQCVLLDTRKTRPLLRDFEKYSTRNGGAINHRFGLDDCLMLKDTHLSRILSLSKFIQEIREKIPFTTKIEVECENILQAKEALESRIDILMCDNMEATAIKEVVKMRDLIAPNVLLEASGNITLANLKEYAKSGIDAISSGAIIHQATWIDMSMRID; encoded by the coding sequence ATGCATAAGATTTTATTAGATGATTTTTTGAGAGCAACTTTAAAAGAGGATATGGGCAAGGGAGATTTATACTCAAGAATTGAAAACAATATTGCAGTAGAAAGCTATATTATAGTCAAAGAAGATGGTATTTTATCAGGTAGAATCTATGTGGAGCGCCTGTGTGAATTATTAGGTATTGAAGTAGAGTTTTCTCTAAAAGATGGAGAGGCGTTTTGCAAGGGAACTAAAATTGCAACTTTCAAGGGCAAGATGAGTGCGATTTTGGGAGCAGAGCGAACTATTTTGAATCTTTTACAGCATTCCAGTGGAATTGCTACTCTTACAAATAAGTATGTTAAGGCTCTAGAAGGGACGCAGTGTGTATTACTAGATACGCGAAAAACACGACCTTTGCTTAGAGATTTTGAAAAATATTCCACGAGAAATGGTGGAGCTATTAATCATCGTTTTGGCTTAGATGATTGTTTGATGTTAAAAGACACACATTTATCAAGGATTTTATCATTAAGTAAGTTTATTCAAGAAATACGAGAGAAAATCCCCTTTACCACCAAAATAGAAGTAGAATGTGAAAATATTTTACAAGCCAAAGAAGCTTTAGAATCAAGAATTGATATTTTAATGTGCGACAATATGGAGGCTACAGCAATCAAAGAAGTTGTTAAAATGCGAGATTTAATTGCGCCAAATGTATTGTTAGAAGCTAGTGGCAATATTACTTTGGCTAATTTAAAAGAATATGCTAAAAGTGGGATAGATGCAATTTCAAGTGGAGCGATAATCCATCAAGCAACTTGGATTGATATGAGTATGAGAATTGACTAA